In Chloroflexota bacterium, the genomic window GACCCCTGAGTCGATCCAGACGTTCAACACGGCCATGAACCTGTACGCCGAGCACGAGCTGAACGCCTCGACCTTCGCGACGCGCGTCGTGGTCGGCACGAACTCAGACCTCCACTCGGCCATCGTGGCGGGCATCGGCGCGCTGAAGGGGCCGGCCCACGGCGGCGCGGCCGATGACTCCATCGCGCTGCTCAAGGAGATCGGCGAGGTCGAGAACGTCAAGCCCTGGGTGGACAAGGCGTTCTCCGAGCGGCGGCTGATCCCTGGCTTCGGCCACCGCGTCTACAAGACCGGCGACGCGCGCACGCCCCACCTCCGCAACATGTGCCGCACGCTGGCCGAGCGCTCGTCCGATGCGACCTGGGTCGAGATCGCCCTGGCCACCGAGGACTACATCCGCTCGATGAAGCGGCTGGTCGCCAACGTGGACCTGTACGCGGCGGCTGCGCTGTACTACCTGGACTTCCCCCTGCACCTGTTCACGAACTTCGTGGCCTCGGCCCGCATCGTCGGCTGGTGCGCCAACGCGATGGAGCAGTTCGAGAAGAACCGGATCATCCGCCCGCGCCTGAGCTACGTCGGCCCGCGCCAGCAGAAGTTCCTGCCGCTGGAGGAGCGCGCGTAGGCAGCAGTCTCGCCAACGAGACGCATCACGATCAGCAACGCCCAGACGGTGCCGGTCTGGGCGTCTTGCTTTCCCACAGCAGTTCAATTGGCGAGCGCTGCAATCGAACCAGATAACGCAACAGGGCGATTGCATGTTCGCTGGTGTTCCCGAAGCGCGACGGACGCCGGGAACAGCGTCGTCCGGTGAGACCGGGGCGTCGCGAAGCGACTGCAGGATCGTAGGCGGGGCTTTCAAGCCCCGACGCGGCGGCACGACACACGCAACATGCGATTGCCCTGGATGACACGACCGCACATTTGAACGGCGCCAACCCCCGGGGTATCCTGCCAACAGTCAACGCGTGACGGCGCTTTGTCCGCGTATCGGGGGTGGATCACGGTCGATCAATCGCCGCTGCAGCCGGTCTCCCTTGCGCCGGCCGCCATTCGGCGCTCGCGCTTCACGTACCGGACAGTCCAGAAGGCGTGGGGCGTGGCGTTCGTCCTGCCGGTCCTGCTGCTCTTCCTGGCGTTTCGTCTGTATCCAATGATCCGCGCTGCTGAGATCTCGTTTCAGCGCTACGATCTGCTGACGCCGCCGCGCTGGATCGGCTTCGACAACTACATCTTTATCTTCACAAACGACCGCGTGCTGAACTCCTTGCGCGTCACGGTCATCTTCGTGATCGCCCAGACGGTCCCGCTGGTCCTGATCGCCCTGATCCTGGCGCTGGTGCTGTTCTCGCTGCCGCGCTTCCGCCACCTGTTCGAGCTGACGTTCTACTTCCCCGTCATCATGACCACGGTGGTCGCCGCGCTGATCTGGCTGACCCTGTTCTATCCGCGCGGTCTGCTGGATCAGCTGCTCTCGCCGTGGGTTCCGGGTGGGGTGCCCTGGCTCACCAGTCCAGTGCTGGCGCTGCCCAGCGTGATCCTCGTCGACATCTGGAAGACGACGGGGTACTACATGATCATCCTGCTGGCCGGGCTGCTCGGCATTCCGAGCGAGTACCTCGAGGCGGCCGCCATCGACGGCGCCGGCAGCTGGGCGCGCGTCCGTCACATTCTGCTGCCGCTGCTCAGGCCGCAGATGATGTTCGTGGTGATCATCGCGCTGATCAACGCGTTTCAGGCGTTCGACTCGTTCTACGTGCTCACGCGCGGCGGACCGGCCGACGCGACGCGCGTCATCCCGATTGAGATCTACCTGCGCGCCTTCAACCTGCTGGAGATGGGCCGCGCCTCGGCGATCTCGATGGTGCTGTTCCTGGCGCTGGTGATCCTGTCGCTGATCCAGCTCCGCCTGTTCAGGTTCGAGGAGCTATGACCGCCGCGCCGCTCGCGCCATCGGCCCCAACCGTCCCGGCCGCGAGGCGTCGGGCGCCGGCCCGCCGGATCCTGGGCTACGCCGCACTCTACGGCATCCTGATCGCCTTCTCGGTCTTCATGCTGCTGCCGATGGCGTTCGCCGTGCTCGGATCGCTGAAGCCCGAGAACGAGATCTTCACCGTCCCGATGCGATGGCTGCCCTCGACGCCCCAATGGCAGAACTACGTGCTGCCGTTCCAGAAGAACATCGGGCGCTACTTCTTCAACTCGATGATCGTGTCGATCGTGCAGACGGCCTCGCCGATGCTGTTCTGCTCGCTGGCGGGGTACAGCCTCGCCAAGTTCGACTACCCCGGCCGCAACCTCGTGTTCCTCTTCATTCTGAGCACGATCATGCTGCCGATTCAGGTGACCCTCGTCCCGACGTTCTTGATCATCAAAGAGCTGGGCTGGGTCAACACCTATGCCGGCCTGATCGTGCCCGGCCTCGCGACGACGTTCGGCACGTTCCTGATGCGCCAGTTCTTCCTGTCGCTGCCCAGCGAGTACATGGACGCGGCCCGCATCGACGGGGCCAGCGAGCCGCGCATCTTCTGGAACATCATGCTGCCGATGTGTCGGCCGGCCCTCTCGGCGCTGGGCATCTTCAGCTTCACCGGCTCGTGGAACTCGTTCCTCTGGCCGCTGGTCGTCGTGAATCAGGACGAGATGCGGACGCTGCCGCTCGGCATGGTCTTCTACATGGGCGAGCAGCGCGTCCCCGAGTACGGCCAACTGCTCGCCGTCTCGGTCATCGCGACGATCCCGGTGCTGGTGCTGTTCCTGGTTCTCCAGCGCGAGCTCATCAAAGGAGCGTCCATGTCAGGGATCAAGGGCTGATCCGTCCGGTGTCCTCACGGCGGGCCGCGAGGGGGCGGTCCCGCCACTGGCCAGTGTGGAGTGGTCAACGCAGATCCGCGGCATCGTCGTCGCAGCACGATCACCAGGGAGAGGGAATGGACACAGGAGATTCGACCAGGGAGCGCAGCCGCCTCTCACGCCGGGCCGTTCTGAGCCGTGGGGCGTTCGGGCTGACCGGGCTGCTGCTGATGGCGTGCGGGCAGTCTGCCACTCCGTCATCCGCGCCAGCGGCGACCAGCGCCCCGGCCAAGCCGGCCGGGCAGGCTGCCGCTCCAGCAGCGCCGGCCGCTGCCACGTCCGCACCGCCGGCCGCGGCAGCGGCAGCGCCGACCGCGGCCGCCGCGACCGCTCCGAAGCCGGCCGCTGGCGACGCACCGGTCAAGCTGACCTTCTGGCGGCACCAGTACGACCCGACCGACAAGGCGTACCGTGAGATCATCTTCCCGGCCGTCCGCGAGAAGCTGAACGTCGAAGTCGACTACCAGGTCCAGCGCGACGACGACTACAAGACCAAGATGCTGCCGCAACTGGCGTCTGGCACCGGGCCCGACATCTTCGAGGCGACCGAGGCGTTCCGGCTCAAATTCGGGAAGGCCGGCGTCTATGCGCCGGTCGATGTCGGGGCCTGGGGCGGCAAGGAGAAGTGGGACGCGTTCTGGGAGAAGGGCGTCACCGACGCCCTCAAGATCGACGGCAAGGAGTTCAACGTTCCGCTGGAGTGGAGCGCCATCCCCGTCAACCTGTTCGTCAACGGGCAGCATGCGGACGAGGCCGGCGTCGGGGCGGATATCGCGAAGTACCAGCAGACGCCGATCACCTGGGCAGACCTCGGACCCTTCGCCGCCAAAATGACGAAGAAGGACGCTGGCGGCCAGATCACTCGAGACGGCTTCATGATCCAGCACGGGTACGGCCCAGACCGTAGCTACGCCTTCTGGGAGCCGATGTTCTTGCAGTCCGGCGGCAAGCTCGTCTCCGACGACGGCAAGACCTCGTTGCTCAACTCCGAGCAGGGCGTCGCGGCCATGCAGAACCTGGTGGACTACATCGCGAAGGGCGCGTCGATGCTGCGCCCGCAGGACAAGGAGTCCGGCTCGGCGAAGCTGGCGAAGGAGGAGACCTCCTCGACCACGGCGATGAGCCAGTGGGCCTACGGCACCTTCAAGCAACTGAATCCGGACACGTGGCAGAATATCAAGTCGCTGCTGGCACCGCAGATCAACCCGTCGAAGCCGCTCTACTTCAGCGGCCCGGGCTGGACCGCCGGCGTCTTCGCGAAATCGCCGCAAGTCGCGACCTCGTTCAAGCTGCTGCAGTTCATCGCGGCGAACCACGGCAACGATCTCTTCGAAGGTGGAATCGTGACCCCAGTTGCCGGCTGGACCGAGAAGTACCCTGGTCTGCAGAAGCTGCCGGATGCGGCGGTCTGGACCAAGCTCTCGAAGGAGGCGGTGCCGCGGGTGAACTCCGAGGCGGAGCTGCTGACCGGGGTCCAGCGGTCGGAAGGGTATCAGCGGGCCTTCGAGACGATCATGTTCAACAAGGGCGACATCAAGGCCGAGTTGGACAAGTGGAACAAGGACGTTCAGGAAGCCCTGAGCGGGTTGTAGTGTGAAAGGTCACGGTCGATGCCTCAAGTAACAGTCCCCGCCTCGTTCTACCGGGGCGGCACCAGCCGAGCCGTACTGTTCCGCGAGGCCGACCTGATTGGCTACGACGACGCTGCCCAGCGCGCCATCATCCTGGCCGCGCTGGGCAGCCCGGACCCGTACGGACGGGAGATCGACGGGCTTGGCGGCGGGATCTCGTCGCTCAGCAAGGTGGCGATCGTCGGGGCGGCCGGCCCAGAGTCTGGCGCGGACGTCACGTTCCGCTTCGGGCAGGTGGACGTCGAGCAGCCGGTGGTCGAGTTCCTCGGCACCTGCGGCAACATCTCGGCGGCGGTCGGGCCGTTCGCCGTGGACGAGGGGCTGGTCCCGGCTGTCGAGCCGGTCACCATTGTGCGGGTGCTGAGCGTCAACACCGGCCACTTGTACATCTGCCACGTGCCGGTCCGGGACGGCAAAGCCGAGCCAGAGGGCGATTACGTCATCGACGGCGTGCCCGGGCCGTTCGGTCGGATCGCG contains:
- a CDS encoding extracellular solute-binding protein; this encodes MDTGDSTRERSRLSRRAVLSRGAFGLTGLLLMACGQSATPSSAPAATSAPAKPAGQAAAPAAPAAATSAPPAAAAAAPTAAAATAPKPAAGDAPVKLTFWRHQYDPTDKAYREIIFPAVREKLNVEVDYQVQRDDDYKTKMLPQLASGTGPDIFEATEAFRLKFGKAGVYAPVDVGAWGGKEKWDAFWEKGVTDALKIDGKEFNVPLEWSAIPVNLFVNGQHADEAGVGADIAKYQQTPITWADLGPFAAKMTKKDAGGQITRDGFMIQHGYGPDRSYAFWEPMFLQSGGKLVSDDGKTSLLNSEQGVAAMQNLVDYIAKGASMLRPQDKESGSAKLAKEETSSTTAMSQWAYGTFKQLNPDTWQNIKSLLAPQINPSKPLYFSGPGWTAGVFAKSPQVATSFKLLQFIAANHGNDLFEGGIVTPVAGWTEKYPGLQKLPDAAVWTKLSKEAVPRVNSEAELLTGVQRSEGYQRAFETIMFNKGDIKAELDKWNKDVQEALSGL
- a CDS encoding citrate synthase (catalyzes the formation of citrate from acetyl-CoA and oxaloacetate) is translated as MSVGSEKVIAGLEGVLAGESSITFLDGLADPSVLEYRGYNIHDIAETTSFEEIAHLILFGTLPNKAQLGAFEDELKAARVVDPRVIATIEALPKGIHPMAAFRTIVSTLGCYDPQAEDNSAEANRAKSVRMTAQFATIVAAQNRIAQGKPVVAPDLSLGHADNYLYMLNGERATPESIQTFNTAMNLYAEHELNASTFATRVVVGTNSDLHSAIVAGIGALKGPAHGGAADDSIALLKEIGEVENVKPWVDKAFSERRLIPGFGHRVYKTGDARTPHLRNMCRTLAERSSDATWVEIALATEDYIRSMKRLVANVDLYAAAALYYLDFPLHLFTNFVASARIVGWCANAMEQFEKNRIIRPRLSYVGPRQQKFLPLEERA
- a CDS encoding carbohydrate ABC transporter permease codes for the protein MTAAPLAPSAPTVPAARRRAPARRILGYAALYGILIAFSVFMLLPMAFAVLGSLKPENEIFTVPMRWLPSTPQWQNYVLPFQKNIGRYFFNSMIVSIVQTASPMLFCSLAGYSLAKFDYPGRNLVFLFILSTIMLPIQVTLVPTFLIIKELGWVNTYAGLIVPGLATTFGTFLMRQFFLSLPSEYMDAARIDGASEPRIFWNIMLPMCRPALSALGIFSFTGSWNSFLWPLVVVNQDEMRTLPLGMVFYMGEQRVPEYGQLLAVSVIATIPVLVLFLVLQRELIKGASMSGIKG
- a CDS encoding sugar ABC transporter permease codes for the protein MSAYRGWITVDQSPLQPVSLAPAAIRRSRFTYRTVQKAWGVAFVLPVLLLFLAFRLYPMIRAAEISFQRYDLLTPPRWIGFDNYIFIFTNDRVLNSLRVTVIFVIAQTVPLVLIALILALVLFSLPRFRHLFELTFYFPVIMTTVVAALIWLTLFYPRGLLDQLLSPWVPGGVPWLTSPVLALPSVILVDIWKTTGYYMIILLAGLLGIPSEYLEAAAIDGAGSWARVRHILLPLLRPQMMFVVIIALINAFQAFDSFYVLTRGGPADATRVIPIEIYLRAFNLLEMGRASAISMVLFLALVILSLIQLRLFRFEEL